A DNA window from Capnocytophaga sp. ARDL2 contains the following coding sequences:
- a CDS encoding pirin family protein, which produces MTTKTIEKVIKPGTPHFVGDGFRVHNFIPSVFSMERTDPFIMMDYNAPYEFSPTEIPRGVGVHPHKGFETVTIAYQGKVEHGDSAGGGGIIGQGDVQWMTAGSGVLHKEFHETEWSKKGGIFQMMQLWVNLPAKHKLTPAKYQAIENKDIPRVAIANDMGEVEIIAGQFQNQKGAASTFSPIEMYNVDLKENAVESFSFPKHYTTALVVINGEITVNQSEIVPADHFVLFAKDGENIEIKATKNSKILLLSGEPIAEPIAAYGPFVMNTREELITAFKEFEQGKFGNLE; this is translated from the coding sequence ATGACAACAAAAACAATAGAAAAAGTAATCAAACCAGGTACGCCACACTTTGTAGGCGATGGTTTTAGAGTTCACAATTTTATTCCATCTGTATTTTCTATGGAACGCACCGATCCATTTATCATGATGGATTACAACGCACCGTACGAATTTTCTCCAACCGAGATTCCTCGTGGTGTGGGAGTACATCCTCACAAAGGATTTGAAACCGTAACGATTGCCTATCAAGGAAAAGTAGAACACGGCGACAGTGCAGGTGGTGGGGGAATTATCGGTCAGGGCGATGTACAATGGATGACTGCTGGAAGTGGCGTTCTGCACAAAGAATTTCACGAAACAGAATGGAGTAAAAAAGGGGGAATTTTCCAAATGATGCAATTGTGGGTCAATCTTCCTGCAAAGCATAAATTGACTCCTGCAAAATACCAAGCTATTGAAAATAAGGATATTCCAAGAGTAGCAATTGCCAATGATATGGGCGAAGTAGAAATTATTGCAGGTCAATTTCAAAATCAAAAAGGAGCAGCAAGTACTTTTTCTCCTATCGAAATGTACAATGTAGATTTGAAAGAAAACGCAGTGGAAAGTTTTTCATTTCCAAAACATTATACTACAGCTTTGGTAGTAATCAATGGAGAAATCACAGTAAATCAATCAGAAATCGTTCCTGCTGACCATTTTGTACTTTTTGCAAAAGACGGTGAAAATATCGAAATCAAAGCAACCAAAAATTCAAAGATTCTTTTACTTAGCGGTGAACCTATCGCCGAACCTATCGCTGCTTATGGCCCATTTGTGATGAACACACGTGAAGAATTGATCACCGCTTTCAAAGAATTTGAACAAGGAAAATTTGGGAACTTGGAGTAA
- a CDS encoding Crp/Fnr family transcriptional regulator: MCQGYFYVEKGLLRMYSIDDFDKEHILQFASEQWFISDRTSLYFGVPSQFYIQAIEDTVVMQFNDQIHCMIAEQNPSYQKYNEQITQSHIRYLQNKIHLLISASAKDRIFRLYESVFQSYTADTSMDDCFLSWNYSRKSKPCA, translated from the coding sequence ATTTGTCAAGGTTATTTTTATGTTGAAAAGGGGTTGTTGAGAATGTACAGTATTGATGATTTTGATAAAGAACATATTTTACAATTTGCTTCTGAACAATGGTTTATCAGCGACCGTACGAGCTTGTATTTTGGAGTACCTTCTCAATTTTATATTCAAGCTATTGAAGATACGGTCGTAATGCAATTTAATGATCAAATTCATTGTATGATTGCTGAACAAAATCCAAGTTATCAGAAATATAACGAACAAATCACACAAAGCCATATTCGTTATTTACAAAACAAAATACATTTGTTGATTAGTGCCTCTGCAAAAGACAGGATATTTAGACTTTATGAATCTGTATTCCAATCTTATACAGCGGATACTTCAATGGATGATTGCTTCCTTTCTTGGAATTACTCCAGAAAGTCTAAACCGTGTGCGTAA